The following proteins are co-located in the Schistocerca nitens isolate TAMUIC-IGC-003100 chromosome 2, iqSchNite1.1, whole genome shotgun sequence genome:
- the LOC126237332 gene encoding circumsporozoite protein-like: MRALLFFFFLAVSACAAQEIQRLPDVNATDNQASNGSGADNQSPQQQQQQQQPLRPNFGGLWGAPPPPNRRPAFPSNGNQGFGSGFNTGFNPGFNPGVNPGFNPGFIPGFNQGFNPGFNPGQFPGFGQLPFPGFGR; this comes from the coding sequence GTCTCCGCTTGCGCCGCCCAGGAGATTCAGCGCCTGCCTGATGTGAACGCGACGGACAACCAGGCGTCCAACGGGTCAGGCGCAGACAACCAGTcgccccagcagcagcagcagcagcagcagcccctgcGGCCAAACTTCGGCGGCCTGTGGGGCGCTCCGCCACCACCAAACAGGCGCCCAGCGTTCCCTAGCAATGGCAACCAGGGCTTCGGCTCCGGCTTTAACACAGGCTTCAACCCAGGCTTCAACCCAGGCGTCAACCCAGGCTTCAACCCAGGCTTCATCCCAGGCTTCAACCAAGGCTTCAACCCAGGCTTCAATCCTGGCCAATTCCCAGGTTTTGGACAACTGCCATTCCCTGGGTTTGGGCGCTAA